The sequence CCGCAGCGGCCTCCGCGGCACCGTCGAAGCCGGCCGATTCGAGGGCCTCGGAGAGTTCGGCCCGGCGGACGCGCTCGTCGTCGGCCGCCCTCTCGAGGGCGCGTCGAGCGTCCACGACCCGCGCGGCCGCGTCGCGCTCCAGGCCGGCGCGCTCGACGAGCGACTCCACCGTCGTGCCGTCGGGCTCGCGCTCGAGCACCAGGGCGACGGTCGATGCCGCCTCCTCGACGGCGGCGGCGACCCCTTCGAGGCGCGCGGCCTCGGTCGCCAGCCCGACCCGCGCCTCCTGAGTCTGCTCGGAGAGCCGGGCCGTCTCAGCGTCGTGCGCGGCGACGAGCCCCTGCAGCCGCGCGTGCTCGCGCTCGGCCGCCTCGGCTCGGGCGACCTCGCCGCGGGCGCTCTCGAGCCGCGCTGCGGCGGTCTCTGCGGTCTCGCCCGGAGGCAGGGCCGAGGCCGCCTCCTCCAGGCGGGTCGCGTGACCGCTGGCCTCGTCGCGGGCCTCGGCGAGGGCCGCCTCCGCTGCCCCACGGCGCGACTCGGCGGCTGCCACGTCGTCGAGCGACGGGTGGTCGTCGACGAGGCGGGCGGGCGCAGGATGCGAGGTGGCCCCGCACACCGCACAGGGCTCGCCGTCGACGAGGGCGAGGGCCAGTTCTCCGGCCATCCCCGTGATCCTGCGCTGGCGGAGCGCCGCCTCGGCCTCGACAGCGTCTCGGGCTCGGCCGGCGGCCTCGCCCGCTCGGAGGGCAGCCTCGTCGGCGGCCGTGCGGAGCCTCTCGACACGGCGGACGGCTTCGGCGACCACCGTCGCCTCGTGCACGGCCGAGCGCGACGCCTCGACGAGGCCGGCCGCGGTCGCCGCAGCGGCTGCCTCCTCAGCCAGCTCGACCCGAGCGGCCCTGCGCCCGCCGAGGGCCTCCTCGGCTTCGTCGGCGTCTCGACGCGATGCCGCGAGGCGCTCCCGAGCGCGGGCGAGCTCGTCGCGCCGGGCCGGCAGACCGGCTTCGACGGCGGCGAGGGCGCCGAACCGCTCCGCTGCGGCCACCGCGGTGTCGCGCAGCTCGATCAGATCAGCCAGAGGGACGGACGCGATGTCGGGGTGCTCGTCGGCGACCCGCTCGAGAGCCGCCCGCTGTCGTTCGTGCGCCGCCGACGCAGCCTCGACGGCGGCTGCAGGTGCGAGCACGCCCGCGGCCCGGCGGCCCCGGTCGAGTCGGAGGCGGCTGTCGTCGATGCCGGCTGCTGCGTCGGAGAGGGCCCGCTGCCGCTCGAGGAGCTCTGCCCGCCGCGTCAGGGACGCTGCGAGCCGGCTCTGCGCAGCGCGGTGCGCCTCAGCCGCGTCTCGTGCGGCTCGGGCAGCATCGCGCCGGGCCACCGAGGCAGCAGCGTCTCGCTCGAACGCCTCGGTCGCCGCTCGCGCCCCGTCGGCGTCGACGTCGTCGTCCCCGGCTGCGCCGCGGAGGGCCGCAAGGGCCTCGGCGACCGCGCGCTCGGCGACGGCGACGGACTCGCGCGCCGCGCGTCGACGCACCACGAGCTCCTCCGTCGTCCGGTCGTAGATCTCGGTGCCGAACAGCGACTGCAGGACCAGCCGACGCTCCTCACCGGTCGCCCCGAGGAACTTCGCGAACTCGCCCTGCGGGAGCACGATCGTCTGCAGGAACTGCTCCTTGCTGAGACCGATGATCCGGCGGATCTCGAGGCCCACCTCCTGCGCCCGCGTCGAGACCGGCTCGCCGTCGCTCGCCTCGGGCGTCGCCAGCCGGACGAGCGAGACCGACTGGTTCACGCGGGTGGTCCCGGTGCCCCGCGCCTTCGGCCGCTCCCACGCGGGTGTGCGCCGGATGCGGTGGATGCCCGCCGGCGTCTCGAAGACGAGCTCGACGAAGGGCTCGACGGAGGGCGCCGCGTGGTGGCTGTGCAGGCGGTCGTCGCTCGAGGAGGAGCCGGCAAGACCGCCGTAGAGGGCGAAGACGATCGCGTCGATGATCGTCGACTTGCCGCTGCCGGTCGGGCCCTCCAGCAGGAACACCCCCGAGGCACCGAGCGCTGCGAAGTCGACCGAGTACTCGGACGCGTAGGGGCCGATGGCCCGGAGCGTCAGCCGGTGGAGATCCATCAGGCGCTCGTCTCGAGGGCCAGAGCCGCCTCGTAGGCCGAACGGAGCACCGCCACCTCGGTCTCGGTGGCCTCGCCGCCCGTCGCGAAGGCGACGAAGTCGGTGGCGACCTCCACGGGGTCGGCTTCGGCTCCGATCGCGCGGCGGTCGCTGGCCGCGACGCCGCCGACCGGCGTGTGCTGGATCGACAGCGCGTGCGGGAACCTCTCGCGCACGAGGGCGTGCAGGTTCGCAGGATGCACGGGGTCGGTCACGAAGACCCGCAGCCAGGCGTCGCGCAGATCGTCGAACCCCGCCAGCAGGGTGTCGAGGTCGCCCGTGATCTCGGCCAGCCGTCGCGGCACCGGCGCCGGGACGAGCTCGACCGACACGGTGCCGTCGGGAGCGAGCTCGACGAGCGTCGACGACTTGCGCTGGTTCTTCTCGCCGAACGAGAACGCGAGCGGCGAACCGGAGTAGCGGATGACCGGAGCCCCCGAGCCGATCGCCTGGGCGCCGTGCAGGTGGCCGAGGGCGACGTAGTCGACCCCCTCGAAGACCTCGGACGGCACCGAGTCGACGCCGCCCACGCGGATGTCGCGCTCGCTCTCGCTCGGCGCACCCCCGACGACGAAGGCGTGGGCGAGGACGACCGAGCGAGCGCCCGGCCTCGTGGCCAGATCGGCCCGGACCCGCTCGAGCGCCGCGGTCAGCACGGCCTCGTGGGACCGCGCCAGCGGCTCCGCGCCGGGTGCGACCAGCAGGCCGCGCACGGAGTCGGGGTCGAGGTAGGGGAGGCCGTAGAACGCGACCGGGCCCGCGTCGTCGCGGACGACGATGGGCGTGGCGAGGGAGTCGAGCGAGGCCAGGACGTGCACTCCGTCGCGGAGGAGCCCGGCCGCGAACCCCAGCCGGACGGCCGAGTCGTGATTGCCCGGCGTCAGGACGACCGTCGCGAGGTCGCTCAGGCGGCCGAGCGCCTCGGACAGGAGACGCACCGTCGGCACGGCGGGAACGGCCCGGTCGTAGACGTCGCCCGCGACCAGCAGGACGTCGACCTCGCGCTCCCGCACCACGTCGACCAGGTGGTCGAGGAATGCCCGCTGATGGTCGAGCAGGTCGACCCCGTGCAGGGTGCGCCCCAGATGCCAGTCGCTGGTGTGCAGGATTCGCAAGCGGTCGCCTCTCGAGGTCGGGAACGCTCGCCACTGTAGTCAGGAGGACCGACATCGACGCGCTGCGGCGGAGAGGTCCCCGAGGGACTGAGAAGACGCAGGCCGGCTGATTCGGGAAGACGCAGCCGGCCCACGCTCGGCCGCGGCTGCTGCCGACGGACCGATTCGCAAGGCCCCTCGTGG comes from Frondihabitans peucedani and encodes:
- a CDS encoding exonuclease SbcCD subunit D, translated to MRILHTSDWHLGRTLHGVDLLDHQRAFLDHLVDVVREREVDVLLVAGDVYDRAVPAVPTVRLLSEALGRLSDLATVVLTPGNHDSAVRLGFAAGLLRDGVHVLASLDSLATPIVVRDDAGPVAFYGLPYLDPDSVRGLLVAPGAEPLARSHEAVLTAALERVRADLATRPGARSVVLAHAFVVGGAPSESERDIRVGGVDSVPSEVFEGVDYVALGHLHGAQAIGSGAPVIRYSGSPLAFSFGEKNQRKSSTLVELAPDGTVSVELVPAPVPRRLAEITGDLDTLLAGFDDLRDAWLRVFVTDPVHPANLHALVRERFPHALSIQHTPVGGVAASDRRAIGAEADPVEVATDFVAFATGGEATETEVAVLRSAYEAALALETSA
- a CDS encoding AAA family ATPase, coding for MDLHRLTLRAIGPYASEYSVDFAALGASGVFLLEGPTGSGKSTIIDAIVFALYGGLAGSSSSDDRLHSHHAAPSVEPFVELVFETPAGIHRIRRTPAWERPKARGTGTTRVNQSVSLVRLATPEASDGEPVSTRAQEVGLEIRRIIGLSKEQFLQTIVLPQGEFAKFLGATGEERRLVLQSLFGTEIYDRTTEELVVRRRAARESVAVAERAVAEALAALRGAAGDDDVDADGARAATEAFERDAAASVARRDAARAARDAAEAHRAAQSRLAASLTRRAELLERQRALSDAAAGIDDSRLRLDRGRRAAGVLAPAAAVEAASAAHERQRAALERVADEHPDIASVPLADLIELRDTAVAAAERFGALAAVEAGLPARRDELARARERLAASRRDADEAEEALGGRRAARVELAEEAAAAATAAGLVEASRSAVHEATVVAEAVRRVERLRTAADEAALRAGEAAGRARDAVEAEAALRQRRITGMAGELALALVDGEPCAVCGATSHPAPARLVDDHPSLDDVAAAESRRGAAEAALAEARDEASGHATRLEEAASALPPGETAETAAARLESARGEVARAEAAEREHARLQGLVAAHDAETARLSEQTQEARVGLATEAARLEGVAAAVEEAASTVALVLEREPDGTTVESLVERAGLERDAAARVVDARRALERAADDERVRRAELSEALESAGFDGAAEAAAAVVPPGDLQALEEAVNRHDRETAVVAEGLAAPEVAELTGDEDVDLDGATARAEAAAEAASSAADQAAVAVDRAERSLRALAAFDAALDAERAVGAETLAVVRMADVASASGPENRSGVTLGTYVLLRRFDDVVAAANARLGTMSSGRYQLEASERETSSRARKTGLALAIRDNATDTTRDPKSFSGGETFYASLSLALGLADVVQAEAGGIALGTLFVDEGFGTLDPETLDAVMSELGRLSAGGRVVGIVSHVEDLKQRIADRIEVRRRADGSSVLTSTAGV